In the genome of Populus trichocarpa isolate Nisqually-1 chromosome 10, P.trichocarpa_v4.1, whole genome shotgun sequence, the window TGTCTCATGGATGAGTCCACTTTTATTTCCTCAGAGCTGTATGAGTTCTTGCTCTCATCCCTTCCTAATATTGTGAAGGGATGCCAGTGGACCTTGCTGTACAGGTAAGGTTTTTGCTAATAAACCCGCAGCCTTTTGTGCTGCTGCACAGCTGTTCTTCCAtttcaatcttgattttttttgttgatgatttcgaATGAAGGGCAGTACGTTGAAGCATGGCATATCACTTCATACACTTATTCGCAAGAGTGCTGCTGTTTCTGGTCCTTGTTTGCTGgtatgtcattttttttgctgCTATGTTCTGACAAATTCCATATGGCAAGGGTTCATCATTTTAGTCGTTTTTCAACTGGTTTAAACTTGTTTTCTGCTACTTATAGATTACCGGTGATAGACAAGGTGCTGTGTTTGGTGGGCTGCTAGAATGTCCATTGAAACCTACTGCCAAGAGAAAATATCAGGTAACCTTGTCTTTACTGTATTGATTTACAATTTACATGGTAGGGTGTTGTCGTCCCTGCTTTTTTCTacattcaaatttcaaacagTTCCTTGAACACTCTTACCATTTTCCGATACTTGTGACAGGGGACAAACCAATCATTTGTATTTACAACCATTTATGGTGAACCAAGGATATTTAGACCAACTGGTGAGCACTTTTACGCACTTCATTTCTTTCCAgattaatgcaaataataacTTCATTATACACACATCTAGCAACTTGATAAATGAAACTGCTATCATGTTCCGGGTATCATCAACATTCATATTTGGTTAGTTTGTATATCAAATGATGATTTGATCAGTCTCTTACAAAGAGAATTGAGGAAACTTTGTTGCACGGTGCTGAGATGTCAATAATAGTTGAAGCCAGTGCATGCTGAGAAACGTATACATGGTCTGGGAGGGGTGttcttatgtaaaaaaaaaaaaccatgctttTTAGAcatccatgttttttcaatgaaacTTTGGTACTTTGAGTATCCTGTGTGTAAATATTAAGAAAGAGTCTGTCTGCTGAATTTGTGGGATGTTTGAGTGGTGAATGATAATTATTTAGGTGACCTTAGGAATTACAAGCCAGAAATATTCAAGCTTCCTAAGTAGTTTGTATTGTAATCAACCAGGCCTTgggatcaaattaaaacaataacagTGATGAGCCCCCGCTCAATTAAATATACCATTTTCAAAGAGAGCATTTTGAGGTCTGCTGTCTGCAGCCCTTTTTTCTGCTAGtgcaaaacataataaatcaacaagtttattaattataaatctaatggaaattataattgatggttgctttcttgatggacaGAAAGCTGCTCTTTGGGAATTTGATGTGCAATTTTACTATTAATTCTCTCTAACGTTAGAGTTTGCTATCTTTTGTTTCAGAGAGATACCATTAAGATtgaaaaaccataaaatttgAGCTGATCCCGTTGTTCATTTATGTAAATAGGTGCCAACAGATATTACTACTTGTGCTTGAATGACATACTAGCACTTGGAGGTGGTGGCAACTTTGCCTTGTGCATGGATGGAGATCTGTGAGTTCCTTTTCTATTAATTCCTCTTTGAAATACTCTCCATTTGCTGCAAAAGTTTTAGTGTTTGTTTCTTTACataacccctttttttttaatcttggaaAAGGTTGAATGGAACTAGTGGACCTTGTCAAACGTTTGGTAACTTGTGCCTGGCCCATAACCCAGAGTTTGAGTTAAAGAATGTTGAGGTAATCTAACTGTTTTTAACTGTCCTTGGCAACTTTGGCAAtttttgttccgttttgttaatttttttttgagttactGTCTGAATCCCGAACAGTTTCGTGGTTGACAAGTGAAAAGGTAAACATGGGCTTATTTCCTTGCAACTTCATCGAACCCGCTCAGAGCCACTTGTTTCTCACCTTTCATTTGAATGCTTGTCACTCTCTGGCTGCATAGGTTAAGGCTGTCTCCAGCATGTCATGGTTTGTGAgtgaataattaatatataaggcTTCTGCTTTCGTAACTAGACTAAAAGCAAACCACCAAATCCCTTCTATATTCTCTTAAAAACAGCTGAAAGTTTGGATACTGTGCTGTATTCTTGTGCACTTTTACCATATTTGGGCCTACCTTAGCTCTATGGATGGCATTGGTGTTGGTGTAGTTGATAGTAAGTTAATTGAGAGCACTGATGTTAGATCTCCTAGGATAAGATTTTAATCGTCTCACAATTTCGGATTGCTTGAACCTGGAGGCTTGAGCAGGTGAAATCAAAGTTGGATATATGATATATGTTATTGGAAGCATCTGTTGACAAATTTTAAGCATCATAGGAATAGCTACCATTTCAACTTCTGAGATCCTTTTTTCTCCCCATAACGACGATATATTCTTGTTGCAGCTCTGGGGGTTCACACATGCATCAAAATACCTTGCCTGATGATGCTAGGCAAGATATGGAAGCTTCTTGTTTTGTCGCCTTTGATTAGTTTGTGATTTCATTCTTTATTCTTTGGATCATGGAGTACTCCATTTATGCAGAGAATTGACCCTggtaaaattttagatttgaattCTGATTTATTTGAATAAAGCCATGGTAATCCGGTCTTCTGACTTGAGACCATTTCATCAAATACATTGTAAACCTGTGTGTATATCTGGCTAGTTACGGGTGGTTAGCAAGAAGCAACAGGAGCTTTGggagctattatttatttacacatcagaaaaaaaaaactataatggtTAATATATCTCAACAGCTTCGTTTGGAATTTCAACCTGGACATCCTGGTCTGAAATCTGTTGAGCTGGAAACGGAGGGACTTCATAGGAAGGAGTTGCGTGGCTAGTTTCTTTCTGAATAAACAGGGATATAAACACAGAATACGGGCATGGCAGGTTCAATTAACTTGGGTTTCATGAACGCTCTAAAAAGGGAGGATGGGATCAAGATCGACCAGAATCACCAAACGTTTCTTCTCAAAGAGCATTGCCAACCTTGCATGTTGAGCTAATGGCCGGAATAACATCCAGCGGTGAGATCCACCACTAAAATGGGCACAGTGAGAAACTATATCGTTCTCAACGCTCCCAGTTCAGAATGGTATGGATACTTGTTTGAACACACCCTTTGCATCGCTGAGCTATGATCTCCGCATGCATCTATCAGCGTTTAGTTTTATTTCAGTGGCAGAAAAGGAACTGTCACCAGCGGCTCAAGGTAAGCTCCTTTGACATGAATCAAGAGCCAACGCAGGCGACCATAACAGAGGTTTTTATAACACCGGCCTAGGTTGTGCTTGTCAACATACCCAGCCACCTGAACCATGGTGCATTAATTAGCATGGCAATTGCAATCACATCAAACAACATTTCACTACAGTGATGAAATACAGATCTCAACTGGTTATCCCTTTAAGAAGAGCGCTTGACAATTATCAAGTGTGCCCCAGTACACAACACCTCACCGTGTAGATTAACATCTTCTTCTGGAAGTTCCAATGatataacaaatacaaaaagacTGGTAGTAGCTGGTCAAATTTAAGTTCTTCAATCCCAGGACAACCGCCCTGCGCCAAAGCATATTCCAGGCCTGAAAACTGCATCAAGTGTTGGCACCACATGAGTAAACTCTTTGTTCTATCGTTTTGCTGCACCCGCCCCCAATAAAAGCTATGGCAGCAACTGCAGAAATCCATAGGCTCAACTTTCCATGTTGGTACCTTCATTATGATTCCACTGGAGCTTCATCCTCAGGCAAGCCAAATATCCGGAGGTTGTGATCCATCGATCCCACAGCTATGTAATTTGATTCAGGACCAAATTTTACACAAGTTGCTCTTCCTGCAACCAAACACAGAATAGTAGAGCATCTGTCAATTCCTCCAACAAAGGTGGGAAGCAACAAACAATAACAGACAAGAGAAGGATAAAACCTGTGCCAGACAAATCAGGAAGAGTTTTGATACAATTCCAATCTGCTTTAACACTGCCAACTTGGTAAACTCTGCACAAGTACATGACACAAAATCGGATGGGAAAAACGTTTCTAATAATTTACagaatttttccaaaaaaagaagaaaaagatatggTAACAGCTTTTCCGACAAGGAGAAAATTTCTTAGCGTTATCAGAAAAACGTTTGCACAGCCCAAACATTTTTGTGAATAGGCAAAAAAGTAGAGCTGTAATCCAACTTCAGACAAACAAATTCTTAAAATCTGTTGAAAATGACTAAATATTTGGAGACTGAACCTTATATCTGATCCTGAAATTCCAAGGTAAGATCCACTGTGGTCGAACTCCActgcaataataaaaaagaacatcaCATCTTCCCacagaagaataaaaaaacatccatatTGCTGTAGAACAAGATTGCCCACCCTAGAATTTGAGagtgcaataaaaaaacaaagcctcaaaaaataaaagaaagaaatatagcCAAGCTTGAAGTTTTTAAAACCACTTAACACACAGAATTCATCATAGCAAGTATGACTTGTTAGGTAGTGGGAAGCAGGTTGACCAGGGGGTACCATAAAAGCTTGAAAATCATAGGAACTATAGCCAACAAGATGTTGCCACTAGCCATGAAGGCATACACATATACATAAGGAAAAGTATCACCATAGTAACACACACCAGAGTTTGTAGGTGTGTCAGAATCATAGAGATTGAGCGTCCGGAAGTTTTTCAATTTCCTCAGATCCCACAGCTTAACACTATCATGGGCAGCAGTCTGTCCAGTACAAACATTAAATCAGATCATCCATCACAGCATGTGTTGttcggaaaaataaaaagatacttaCAGCCAGAAAGTATCCATTTTCTGAGAAAGTTATTGCTGTCACAGGTCCAACATGGCCTTCAAATTTTGCAACATTTGCCTGCATATAAACAAAGAATGCAAAAGAAGTAAAACTTcaaatagttttaattaaaccaACAGACAAAGGTTCTATTTTGTGCACATCTGGCCTCCACATGCTGCACTCTGAAAAAGCAATAAACACAACAATTTTGATAGTGACACGTGTACCTGACTTTTGACATCCCAAATTTTAACAACTGCTTCTGAAGTGCCTGTTCCAAGGATGAGACCATCAGGATGAAAGGCAGCAGATGTATAGCCATCAGTTTTGGAGGTGTCAGCAACCTGCAAAATTAAACATCCATGTATAGTTTGCCTAGAACCAGATCCAACTGACACAatgaaattttaacatgaaaattgaaataaaaactataagcaagtttagaaaattaagaTTGACTGAAACATTTAGAAACCTTGTGTAATAGAGGATATTTTAACTGAAGTATTTGATAACAGCCTGAAGAAAAATCCCCATAGTACAGGAAAAATACTCCAGAGTTGCACAATACAAAAACATTACTTCACCATTCACTTTCAGTCTGATCTTAGTGACTTTTTAAATGTGCCTCTTTTGAGCTTTCGAGCATGAAAAAAGGCATCATAAATGGAGAATAATGTGCAGTTCAACATCAATTCCCTGTTAACTTTTCAACTTATTATTggcaaaccaaaataattgaaatagaCCACAAATATGTGATAGAAGGATTCAATTCTTCGAATTTAGGTAAAATGTAAAGGTAATTGCTCCTGAACTTTCATGAATTCTATCTGCAGATCATTGTATCAAATGAAACACAATAATCGGTCATGAAAGTGAAAATCTCAGAACAGGtgatagatttttatattttggcaaTATCTTTTCTGCTATCAACTTTCCTACATATTTCACATAgagggaaaaaattgaaaataactactTTTGTGAACGTGCACAAGACACAAATGAGCACACATGTACACAAAGAAGGAGAGAGCAGACCTGAGTCAAGCATAAACCAGAGGAGAGATCATAGAAGCACCATGTATTGTCAAGAGAAGCAGTCACGAAGTAGTTATTTGTGGCATGAACAGTGACAGCTTGCACCTGACAGAATTTGCACGCGTATCAATATCATGTCATAAAAATGGCACAAAATCAGTACAACATCACAACCAAGCTGAGAAAATATTAAGATACCAAGAAGTGTGCAAATACATGAGTGTTTTTAGTCCGCACAATCTGGTCAGGGAACAGCACTGCCTTGTAATAAAACCAGATGCTTtccataaacttgatttgattgaTCTCATAACGACTCAATTCTAGGTCAATGGTTTTAAATTAGTTGTGATCGTTTAATTCAAATAAGCTTTGCAAATTTCATTCAGTGTACAAGGCAAGCGTAAAATGTACAGTACATGACTCAGGATTTTGCTTGGGTCCTAGGCCTCAAGCTCACATTAGAGAATTTCCTTGTAGCTCCCCTCAAATGCAGGCATGAAAAACAGCATTTACCCGAGGCTTACCCAAATTCAGCCACAAAGCACAGGTTTCAAAAGCTATTTAAGTAGCCTAGAAAGGCCCCATTGGCGGAGGTTATCTATCTTCTGCCTTTTTAACATAAACCTAAGCATTGCACTTCATTAAAGGAAGTATCCACTCTAGAATATGCCTGGATTTATCAAAACAGAAGCAACATCCGGAATCTGTATCCCAATATCAGGCTAACAATCAGTCATTGATTATGAAAAAGGACCAACGTGGGTTGAAAGGCAATTACCTCCGCAGTATGATCCTTCAGGATGTGTCTGCAATCATAGTTCCCATCTTCAGATCCTTGCCACACTCGAACTGTCTGcagcattttaaaaacaaattaaatcctGGATGAATGCCTACGAACGCTAATTTAAGCAAGGATACTTGTGGATGAGAAGATCCAGATGTCAGAAATTCAGTTCTTTAATGGGTGAAAAAGAAGTGGAAAGGAATCAGAGGAAGGGCCTATCAAAAAGTCCAGTCTCATCATAAGGTAAACTTTAAGATTCATAATAGCTACAAATAGAACTAGTTTGAAGATCACAGTGGACATTGTTTCATGATGTAAtcctttacaaaataaaattcgtGGCCATGATGCAAGTGACCTCCTTCATGGGAGATTTGATTCCATACAAGCAATTGCTTCCACATCCACAACCACTAAATGATACTAAATCACTGTTTCCTTGAACAAGGGCATATTGCATTTAC includes:
- the LOC7475420 gene encoding uncharacterized protein LOC7475420 isoform X2, with the translated sequence MSAFKEKVSNQLSRLFAGSPNSSSPDNSQARPCSKGEKSSSYFPFAIPSLSFVGSRSNKHQDELKPIQSLPVRWNGKDLEQREEYSDRYHECSTICETEEFQKSCKDDKEYNAAFENNQTVKSHDGNDDAAPARSSSDSDLFEEANNQTPRKPFPCLMDESTFISSELYEFLLSSLPNIVKGCQWTLLYSTLKHGISLHTLIRKSAAVSGPCLLITGDRQGAVFGGLLECPLKPTAKRKYQGTNQSFVFTTIYGEPRIFRPTGANRYYYLCLNDILALGGGGNFALCMDGDLLNGTSGPCQTFGNLCLAHNPEFELKNVELWGFTHASKYLA
- the LOC7475420 gene encoding uncharacterized protein LOC7475420 isoform X1; translated protein: MGSYTFTACTRKNQNFIETNSCSFEFLRILEFVRRRPCSKGEKSSSYFPFAIPSLSFVGSRSNKHQDELKPIQSLPVRWNGKDLEQREEYSDRYHECSTICETEEFQKSCKDDKEYNAAFENNQTVKSHDGNDDAAPARSSSDSDLFEEANNQTPRKPFPCLMDESTFISSELYEFLLSSLPNIVKGCQWTLLYSTLKHGISLHTLIRKSAAVSGPCLLITGDRQGAVFGGLLECPLKPTAKRKYQGTNQSFVFTTIYGEPRIFRPTGANRYYYLCLNDILALGGGGNFALCMDGDLLNGTSGPCQTFGNLCLAHNPEFELKNVELWGFTHASKYLA